A stretch of the Bradyrhizobium arachidis genome encodes the following:
- a CDS encoding type II toxin-antitoxin system HicB family antitoxin: MSISTEYAVTIRPLPVADGGGFIALVPDLPGCMSDGETPEEALANAQDAIACWIEAAHEMGRPIPRPTPEEPVQMLKFG, encoded by the coding sequence GTGAGTATCTCGACTGAATACGCTGTGACGATCCGACCGCTTCCTGTTGCCGATGGGGGCGGTTTTATCGCCCTGGTTCCCGATCTTCCCGGATGCATGTCCGACGGCGAGACACCCGAAGAGGCGTTGGCAAACGCTCAGGACGCTATCGCATGCTGGATTGAGGCCGCCCATGAGATGGGACGCCCTATTCCGCGGCCAACGCCGGAAGAACCAGTTCAAATGCTCAAATTCGGCTGA
- a CDS encoding transposase, which translates to MKIVVAAPMSALSTNTASRSRPRSASAAPAHSGSVRLELDELWSFVGKKQKNVQRHEINAKGDQYVFIGMAGTQKAIISWGVGKRNAESTMDFLHDLRSRVIGQPEISTDGFHPYRVAIRDAFGENASHGVIVKTYSVTHLVKEAQGRYSPAAVVAVSRDVVSGDPDQYVSTSYVERQNLSLRMASRRFTRLTNGFSKKLDNHVAAVALYVAHYNLCRTHEALRATPAKALGIAERPWSIAQLVDAALSVAPALPTVTPPDRRRKFVVIQGGKL; encoded by the coding sequence TTGAAAATCGTCGTGGCAGCGCCGATGTCCGCTCTGTCCACGAATACGGCCTCCCGGTCGCGGCCGAGGAGCGCCTCGGCGGCTCCCGCCCATTCGGGTTCGGTGCGCCTGGAGCTTGACGAGCTATGGAGCTTCGTCGGCAAGAAGCAAAAGAACGTCCAGCGCCATGAGATCAACGCCAAGGGCGATCAGTACGTTTTCATCGGTATGGCCGGGACGCAGAAGGCAATCATTAGCTGGGGCGTCGGCAAGCGGAATGCCGAAAGCACCATGGACTTCCTGCACGATCTGCGCAGCCGCGTCATCGGTCAGCCTGAGATTTCAACCGATGGCTTCCACCCCTACCGCGTAGCGATCCGCGACGCCTTCGGCGAGAACGCCTCGCATGGCGTCATCGTAAAGACCTACTCGGTAACGCACCTCGTAAAGGAAGCGCAGGGCCGCTACTCCCCGGCCGCTGTAGTAGCCGTAAGCCGTGACGTAGTATCGGGCGATCCCGATCAGTACGTCTCAACGAGCTACGTCGAACGCCAGAACCTTTCGCTGCGCATGGCGTCGCGCCGGTTCACGCGGTTGACGAACGGCTTTAGCAAGAAGCTGGACAACCACGTCGCCGCCGTCGCGCTGTACGTCGCTCACTACAATCTTTGCCGCACTCACGAAGCCCTGCGCGCGACGCCGGCGAAGGCGCTGGGGATTGCTGAGCGGCCGTGGAGCATCGCTCAGCTTGTGGACGCCGCACTCTCTGTGGCGCCCGCGCTGCCCACTGTGACCCCGCCAGATCGGCGCCGGAAGTTCGTAGTAATTCAGGGGGGAAAGCTCTGA
- a CDS encoding Wadjet anti-phage system protein JetD domain-containing protein, with amino-acid sequence MARRFTDANGLLNDLVDRFEAGAASPIAHPDYAAFPSVVVADAFLKQIRDVESAGAVSLGWGRGARRDQVAHVRLASAEILYRYLGRTPASRIAKAAAARLVAGSALHGELKNSASQIAEVWGRGKTWHGFASSDVDTLRHAFVLAQAILDNKHLDVDYKTFSRRTVGHSKTLERIEGAVVRLLSGIMEFPPGARPREALRAIGLERFAPPLLIAGKIDLQGADLSTIAPLYLGIAPKEADRVRFREPPAYVLTIENFASFNRHIAEADPSRLGMTMYVGGYPSLATQQALRTIAGMVSEQTPIFHWSDIDPDGTWIFLTIERAIGRPIRPHLMNVEIAERSGQVPSKKSAPARCPPDSGIAALAAYLAEDGAKTLEQEELDPILPGVATLTSAQTRRD; translated from the coding sequence ATGGCGCGGCGCTTCACGGACGCGAACGGGCTGCTGAACGACCTGGTCGACCGCTTCGAGGCCGGAGCCGCAAGTCCAATCGCCCACCCGGACTATGCCGCCTTCCCATCGGTAGTCGTGGCGGACGCCTTCCTGAAACAGATCAGGGACGTCGAAAGTGCCGGCGCGGTCTCCCTTGGCTGGGGCCGCGGCGCCAGGCGGGACCAAGTCGCACACGTGCGGCTGGCCTCGGCGGAGATCCTATACCGATACCTCGGTCGCACCCCGGCGTCGCGGATCGCGAAGGCCGCCGCCGCGCGGCTTGTCGCCGGATCGGCGCTGCACGGCGAGCTGAAGAACAGCGCCTCTCAAATCGCCGAGGTATGGGGGCGGGGGAAGACGTGGCACGGGTTTGCTTCGTCCGACGTCGACACGCTGCGCCACGCGTTCGTTCTCGCCCAAGCGATTCTAGACAACAAGCATCTCGATGTCGACTACAAGACCTTCTCGCGACGGACAGTGGGTCACAGCAAGACGCTTGAACGCATCGAGGGTGCCGTGGTCCGGCTCCTGAGCGGCATCATGGAATTTCCGCCGGGCGCGCGGCCCCGCGAGGCACTGCGGGCAATCGGACTGGAGCGCTTCGCACCGCCGCTTCTGATCGCGGGCAAGATCGACCTCCAAGGGGCCGATCTGTCCACAATCGCGCCGCTCTATCTCGGGATCGCACCCAAGGAGGCAGATCGCGTCCGCTTCCGGGAGCCGCCAGCCTACGTTTTGACGATCGAAAACTTCGCAAGCTTCAACAGGCACATCGCCGAGGCCGACCCCAGCCGACTGGGAATGACGATGTACGTCGGCGGATATCCCTCGCTCGCCACCCAACAGGCCCTGCGGACGATCGCAGGAATGGTGTCCGAACAGACCCCGATCTTTCATTGGTCGGACATCGATCCGGACGGCACCTGGATCTTCCTCACGATCGAGCGCGCCATCGGACGTCCGATCCGTCCGCACCTGATGAACGTCGAAATCGCCGAGCGTTCGGGACAAGTGCCGTCCAAAAAGTCCGCACCCGCTCGATGCCCACCGGACTCTGGTATCGCAGCACTGGCAGCGTACCTGGCCGAAGATGGCGCCAAGACGCTCGAGCAGGAGGAGCTTGACCCGATCTTGCCCGGAGTCGCCACACTCACGTCGGCGCAAACTAGGCGAGACTGA
- a CDS encoding LysR family transcriptional regulator has protein sequence MRFKGLDLNLLVALDALMTKRSLTAAARSIRLSQPAMSAAVARLRAYFRDDLFTMRGRELVPTPLAEALAEPARKALLHIQLSIAGGDTFDPAKSDRRFRVVLSDFMALVFFRTVIARVAREAPGITFELVPLDDQPDEPLRRGEVDFLIFPEMYMSNAHPTAKLFDETLVCVGCHMNKQLSRKLTFERYMSMGHVAAQFGPTGKPSIEAWLLLEHGHKRRIEVTVPSFSMIPPLLLGTERIATMHSRLARLFATTMRLRIVDLPLPLPAFTEAVQWPALHNNDQASIWMREIMLQEASRMA, from the coding sequence ATGCGCTTCAAAGGTCTCGACTTGAACCTCCTCGTCGCGCTCGATGCGCTGATGACCAAGCGCAGCCTAACTGCGGCGGCGCGCAGTATCCGTTTGAGCCAACCGGCGATGAGCGCGGCGGTCGCCAGATTGCGTGCCTATTTCCGCGACGATCTCTTCACGATGCGTGGCCGCGAACTCGTTCCGACGCCGCTTGCCGAGGCGCTGGCCGAACCGGCCCGCAAAGCGCTGCTGCACATCCAGCTCTCGATTGCCGGGGGTGACACGTTCGACCCGGCCAAATCGGATCGGCGCTTCCGGGTCGTACTGTCTGACTTCATGGCGTTGGTGTTCTTCCGGACCGTGATTGCGCGTGTCGCGCGCGAGGCCCCCGGCATCACGTTCGAGCTGGTTCCGCTTGACGATCAACCGGACGAGCCGCTGCGGCGCGGCGAGGTGGATTTCCTGATCTTTCCGGAAATGTACATGTCAAACGCGCACCCCACGGCAAAGCTGTTTGACGAGACGCTTGTGTGCGTGGGCTGTCACATGAACAAGCAGCTTTCACGCAAGCTCACTTTCGAACGGTACATGTCGATGGGGCACGTTGCGGCGCAGTTCGGACCAACGGGAAAGCCTTCGATCGAGGCGTGGCTCCTGCTCGAGCATGGCCACAAGCGGCGTATCGAGGTGACGGTGCCGAGCTTTAGCATGATCCCACCGCTGCTGCTGGGTACCGAGAGGATCGCGACCATGCATTCACGGCTGGCTCGGCTTTTCGCAACGACGATGCGGCTGCGGATTGTTGATCTTCCACTGCCGCTACCGGCCTTTACGGAGGCCGTGCAATGGCCGGCTCTTCACAACAACGATCAGGCAAGCATCTGGATGCGGGAAATCATGCTACAGGAGGCGTCCCGCATGGCGTGA
- a CDS encoding FAD-dependent monooxygenase, whose translation MAQIDFDVAVIGYGPTGLTAASLLGQLGHRVLVVERWPSLYGLPRLTHIDGEPARLLSFACDIEEALRDS comes from the coding sequence ATGGCTCAGATAGACTTCGATGTGGCGGTCATCGGCTATGGCCCGACGGGCCTGACGGCGGCATCGCTCTTGGGGCAGCTCGGCCACCGCGTCCTGGTCGTCGAGCGATGGCCGTCTCTTTATGGTCTTCCGCGGCTGACGCACATCGACGGAGAGCCCGCAAGGCTGCTCAGCTTCGCATGCGACATCGAGGAGGCGCTGCGGGATTCCTAG
- a CDS encoding FAD-dependent monooxygenase, translated as MDVADTPSLPMGFSAHISIHQPDIEEAIDRKVRTLPNVTVREGTELTGLKISGEKVGLSLRAGDVGETMHSRYVFAADAARSFVRSALGIERDDSGFNERWLNLDGERKQPLPASFEETKQYCDPARGHMFLPTGTNRQRFEFALLPDEDTDEMERVESAWRILKQYHSVGPDDLRIIRQIVYTFECRMARSWRCGQVFLGGDAAHTMPPYLGQGACSGIRDAANFAWKLDLVLRNVASPEVLESYEPERRPHVAPIMRTAVMLGKIANTHSRTVAFFRDLAFRFNLVPPPQPVLSFPLCRHHPGRLSRCPGKGCGLGTAARASQDRQSPCKARRPRWLQLRTDC; from the coding sequence GTGGATGTCGCCGACACCCCCAGCCTGCCGATGGGATTTTCGGCCCATATTTCGATTCATCAGCCCGATATCGAGGAGGCGATCGACCGCAAGGTGCGCACGTTGCCGAACGTCACGGTGCGCGAGGGGACGGAGCTCACCGGCTTGAAGATATCAGGCGAAAAGGTCGGACTCTCGCTAAGGGCAGGCGACGTTGGGGAGACAATGCATTCGCGCTACGTTTTCGCGGCCGATGCTGCCAGAAGCTTCGTCAGGTCTGCGCTCGGGATTGAGCGGGACGACTCCGGCTTCAACGAACGCTGGCTCAACCTCGACGGGGAGCGCAAACAGCCGCTTCCCGCAAGCTTCGAGGAGACCAAGCAGTATTGCGACCCGGCACGAGGCCACATGTTCCTGCCGACCGGCACAAATCGGCAGCGATTCGAATTTGCTCTGTTGCCGGACGAGGACACCGACGAGATGGAGCGGGTGGAGAGCGCGTGGAGAATCTTGAAGCAATATCACAGTGTCGGCCCGGACGACCTTCGGATCATCAGGCAGATCGTCTACACCTTCGAATGCCGGATGGCGCGGAGCTGGCGCTGCGGGCAGGTGTTCCTGGGAGGTGACGCCGCGCATACCATGCCGCCCTATCTCGGGCAGGGCGCTTGCTCCGGTATCAGGGACGCCGCCAATTTCGCCTGGAAACTCGATCTCGTACTCCGGAACGTTGCGTCACCGGAAGTCCTTGAGAGTTACGAGCCCGAGCGCCGCCCGCATGTCGCCCCCATCATGCGCACGGCGGTGATGTTGGGGAAGATTGCCAATACACATAGCCGCACGGTTGCGTTTTTCCGTGACCTGGCTTTCCGCTTCAACCTGGTGCCACCGCCGCAGCCAGTCCTTTCCTTCCCTCTCTGCCGGCATCATCCAGGACGACTGTCGCGCTGTCCGGGGAAAGGTTGTGGGCTCGGTACCGCCGCAAGGGCGAGTCAGGATCGGCAATCGCCTTGCAAGGCTCGACGACCACGTTGGCTACAGCTTCGCACTGATTGCTGA
- a CDS encoding alpha/beta hydrolase — translation MARDGAGSLNMALSEEQTKEIEALCRTMSITRMIDYGMTREKALLAHHRVREGSPLDLVLEEMAHEDELRADAAHDAASACESWHAAAVGLIFAQMAFNADSDRKRKLYRRMTRCFARFAALSKYPATKVEVPYRQGTLFGWHFQPVEERTRASVIVFGGMSGWSTAYRSMAEALCLRGIDCFLVDGPRQGESRLEGGIHADDDVAGGLSRFVDLALMCSPSERIGLWGNSYGGLLAALTAIRDSRVHACCINGAPPRTEVPPFRTAQEQLAAMFGCSDPDLLTERVSALVFDGRRVPIACATLVLEGGADALVKSGSQSAFLEGNTAPQSRLKSWPDGEHTIYNHGDARNALVADWFSAVLRT, via the coding sequence GTGGCGCGCGACGGCGCTGGCAGCTTGAACATGGCATTATCTGAAGAGCAGACCAAAGAAATTGAGGCCCTGTGCCGCACGATGTCAATCACGCGCATGATCGACTATGGCATGACGCGCGAGAAGGCACTTCTCGCGCATCATCGGGTGCGAGAGGGGAGCCCGTTGGACCTCGTGCTCGAGGAGATGGCGCATGAAGACGAACTGCGTGCTGACGCTGCCCATGATGCTGCGTCGGCCTGCGAAAGCTGGCACGCCGCTGCCGTGGGCCTGATCTTTGCCCAAATGGCCTTCAATGCGGATAGCGACCGAAAGCGGAAGCTCTACCGCCGTATGACCCGGTGCTTTGCGCGCTTTGCTGCACTGTCGAAATATCCGGCGACGAAGGTGGAGGTGCCATACCGGCAGGGAACGTTGTTCGGATGGCATTTTCAACCGGTGGAGGAGCGGACCCGTGCGAGCGTGATCGTGTTCGGAGGCATGAGCGGCTGGTCGACGGCCTATCGTTCGATGGCGGAAGCGCTCTGTTTGCGAGGAATCGACTGTTTCCTGGTAGATGGTCCAAGGCAGGGCGAAAGCAGGCTCGAGGGAGGCATTCACGCCGATGACGACGTCGCAGGCGGATTGAGCCGCTTCGTCGATCTTGCTTTAATGTGCTCGCCTAGTGAGAGGATCGGGCTATGGGGCAACAGCTATGGCGGGCTCCTCGCGGCGTTAACCGCCATCCGCGACAGCCGTGTTCACGCCTGCTGTATCAATGGGGCGCCGCCGCGCACGGAGGTGCCGCCGTTCCGCACGGCGCAAGAGCAGCTCGCGGCGATGTTCGGCTGCAGCGATCCCGATTTGCTGACCGAGCGCGTTTCCGCGCTTGTCTTCGACGGCCGCCGCGTCCCTATCGCCTGCGCGACACTGGTGCTGGAGGGCGGCGCCGATGCCCTGGTCAAATCTGGATCTCAGAGTGCGTTTCTCGAAGGCAACACCGCCCCACAATCGCGCCTCAAGTCCTGGCCTGACGGCGAGCACACGATCTATAACCATG